GTAGGTTTAACTCTTACAGAAATATATCTTAAATCTCCAGATGGAGTTTTTGAAGGATAAGCTGTAGCATTAACCCAATAGTATCCACCACTTTTTGTAATATTTTTAACAATACCCTTCCATACTTTTCCAGATTTAATTGTTTTCCATAAGTCCTCAAAAGCTGCTTTTGGCATATCATTATGTCTTACATAATTATGTGGTTTGCCGATTAATTCATCTTTTGAATAACCAGCTATTTCACAAAAATCATTATTTGCATAAACAATTATTCCTCTTACATCTGTTTCTGATACTATCATTGTATTTTCAGATAATTTTATTTCTTGTGACAAAATAATTTCCTTTTGAAAGTAAAAAATTTATTTTAATTATTTTCATACTTAATTTAATTTTAAATATATTATTATAACTTTTAGTTAAGATTAAATTAATCGAATCTTATCAAAATGTAATTTTATTTATTCTTAAATAATGATATAAAAAATTATTTAAACCATTTCTGATAAATCTTTTCATAGGAATTATCATTTTTACTTTCAATAAATAATAAATTTAATTTTTCTTTTAAGTCTTCATTACTCTTCTTCAAAGCCATTGAATAATTTATTTGACAAATAACATCGCTTAAAATTCTAAATTCATTAGGATGACTTTCGACCTGCTCTTTTGCCCAACTAGAACCAGCTGTAACTGCATCTATATTATTATATGCCAATGCTTTTGTTAATTGTGGATATTGAGAAAAACTAACGGTTAATACATTTGGCTGTATTTTTAGAAAATTTGTTAAATAATTTGTTCCTTTTAAAGAACCTACATGCATATTATCCATGTCTTTTAAAGTTTTAACATTCTTATTACTATTTAATAATATAACTTGTTCATCCGTATAATAAGGTTTAGTAAAAATGATATTTTTATTGCTTTGTTTATCTTTACTCATTCCTGCAAAAAGAATATCTAACTTATCATCTAAAAGCATTTTTTCTTTATTAGTAGAACTTACTTCTATAAATTTAACTCTAAGTTCTAGTTTGTTCATCATTCTTTTAATTAAATCAATATCAAAACCATCAAGTATTCCATCATTATTTATAAAACCAAAAGGTATATAATCGTAACTCACTCCAACTCTTATATATCCATCATTAAGAATTTCTTTAAAACTTTTCGAATAAGAATATTGAACTAACAATATTAAAATAATAATGCTTTTCATAATAGTAGTATGCATAATTCATTCCTTCTTGATTTACCAATGATTAAAATTATCTTAAATAATTAAATTCATTATAATATAAATTTCCTGAATTATCTTTTGAATTTAAACTTTTTTTAGTTATCATTCCTTTTTACTTTTCTTAAGGATACTAATTGAAAATTATATTAGCACTTTTTATATTTTCTATTTCACTTTTTGCTGCTGATAATTTGCCAGTGATAAATCTTTCAATTGCATCAATCGATCAACCTGCACAATTTGTAAAAACAATAAATATAGCTATTATTCTTATACTACTAGCAATGGCACCAACCTTACTATTAATGGTGACAAGCTTTACAAGACTTATAATCGTATTATCATTGCTAAGACAAGCAATGGGGCTTCAACAAGCACCTCCAAACCAAATAGTAATATCTATGGCACTTATTTTGACTATATTTATTATGGAACCATATGCTAAGACCTCTTATAATGAAGGTATTAAACCTTACATGGAAGAGAAAATTGGTTATGAAGAAGCTTTTGCTAAAAGTGTGAAGCCATTTAAAGAATTCATGATAAAAAATACAAGAGAAGAAGATATTGCCCTTTTTTATCGTATAAAAAAAGAAAAAAATCCTAAAAATATAGATGATGTTGCTCTTACTCTTTTGATGCCTGCATTTATTGTAAGTGAATTAAGAACAGCCTTTGAAATAGGATTTTTAATATTCTTACCTTTTTTAGTTATTGATATTATTGTAGCTTCCATACTTATGAGTTTAGGTATGATGATGCTACCTCCTGTAATGATATCCTTGCCCATAAAGGTTATCTTTTTTATTATTATAGATGGGTGGCAACTTATTATTGGAAATCTTGCACAATCTTTTAAATAACACTTTTAATTGCCTTATTACTTCTCTTAATTCTAGATAAATAATTAATTATATATTTAGAATTAAATTATATTAACAAAACAACTCAATTATAATATTAACAATATCTTAATATAATTTTATTTTTTAGTAAATTTTTTTTATTAGTATTAATTGTAAAATAAAAACTACTGGAGAGATTATGAGACCTTTATCAATTAAGACAAAAACTCTAGCACTTATTACTATTATAATTATTATGATGTCAATAATAATTTCTCAAATAGCAATTTACCAAATTAATGAACTAACCAAAACCCAAACCAAACAATACAGAGAAGTTGAATATGAAGAAAAGACTTTAGAACTTACGCATAATATTGAAATTATTACTAATCTTATAACACAATATCAAAAAAAATATGCAGATGAAGGGAAAAGTCAAGTAATTGAGTTAATTAAAAATATTAAATTTGGAAATGATGGTTATTTTTGGATATATAATTTAAATGGAAAAATGATAATGCACCCATTTAAACCTTCATTAGATGGCACAGATATATCAAAAACAAAAGACTCTAATGGGAAAATATTCTTTCAAGAAATGCAAAAAGTCATAAAAGATAAAGGAGAAGG
This portion of the Arcobacter nitrofigilis DSM 7299 genome encodes:
- a CDS encoding PAS domain-containing protein encodes the protein MSQEIKLSENTMIVSETDVRGIIVYANNDFCEIAGYSKDELIGKPHNYVRHNDMPKAAFEDLWKTIKSGKVWKGIVKNITKSGGYYWVNATAYPSKTPSGDLRYISVRVKPTDEEINTAINLYKTLK
- a CDS encoding substrate-binding periplasmic protein gives rise to the protein MHTTIMKSIIILILLVQYSYSKSFKEILNDGYIRVGVSYDYIPFGFINNDGILDGFDIDLIKRMMNKLELRVKFIEVSSTNKEKMLLDDKLDILFAGMSKDKQSNKNIIFTKPYYTDEQVILLNSNKNVKTLKDMDNMHVGSLKGTNYLTNFLKIQPNVLTVSFSQYPQLTKALAYNNIDAVTAGSSWAKEQVESHPNEFRILSDVICQINYSMALKKSNEDLKEKLNLLFIESKNDNSYEKIYQKWFK
- the fliP gene encoding flagellar type III secretion system pore protein FliP (The bacterial flagellar biogenesis protein FliP forms a type III secretion system (T3SS)-type pore required for flagellar assembly.); the protein is MKIILALFIFSISLFAADNLPVINLSIASIDQPAQFVKTINIAIILILLAMAPTLLLMVTSFTRLIIVLSLLRQAMGLQQAPPNQIVISMALILTIFIMEPYAKTSYNEGIKPYMEEKIGYEEAFAKSVKPFKEFMIKNTREEDIALFYRIKKEKNPKNIDDVALTLLMPAFIVSELRTAFEIGFLIFLPFLVIDIIVASILMSLGMMMLPPVMISLPIKVIFFIIIDGWQLIIGNLAQSFK